The Rhinoderma darwinii isolate aRhiDar2 chromosome 11, aRhiDar2.hap1, whole genome shotgun sequence genome window below encodes:
- the LOC142662957 gene encoding small serum protein 2-like, with amino-acid sequence MASLVYASVIPSAFIRSIRHGNGAQGSLVAFLLVYSFLESLCNGACMDREARLSNSGEKPDGCMDGDIKRDLNSSWFNAECMSCTCDSDGQIDCCSRSLKPLPTNPACEAILDQTSCTYIFKRNDNSSEPCHSWALM; translated from the exons ATGGCGTCACTGGTTTACGCCAGCGTGATCCCATCGGCGTTTATTCGCTccattcgtcatgggaacggggcccag GGCAGCTTGGTGGCTTTTCTACTGGTTTATAGTTTCCTGGAGTCGTTATGCAATGGAGCTTGCATGGACAGAGAAGCAAGACTATCAAATTCAGGTGAAAAACCTGATG GGTGCATGGATGGGGACATTAAAAGAGATTTAAATTCATCATGGTTTAACGCAGAGTGCATGTCATGTACTTGTGATTCAGATGGCCAGATCGACTGCTGCAGCAG AAGTCTGAAGCCGCTCCCAACTAATCCGGCTTGTGAAGCCATTCTAGATCAAACTTcttgcacatacattttcaagagaaATGATAACTCTTCTGAGCCTTGTCACAGCTGGGCTTTGATGTAA
- the LOC142663951 gene encoding beta-microseminoprotein-like produces the protein MDGEDYKRGDAWKSSGCKTCTCNKEGIECCASYQKLILADPDHCEAVLNENTCKMEAKRKDNTEQPCEIESVIA, from the exons ATGGACGGAGAGGATTATAAACGGGGAGATGCATGGAAATCAAGTGGCTGCAAAACATGCACTTGTAATAAAGAGGGCATAGAGTGCTGTGCTAG CTACCAAAAGCTAATCTTAGCAGATCCAGACCATTGTGAAGCAGTTCTCAACGAGAATACCTGTAAAATGGAAGCTAAGAGGAAGGACAACACAGAACAACCCTGTGAAATAGAATCTGTGATTGCTTAA